The window TCGTATGGCCTCTTCATCGTCGTCGGCGCGGTTGTTTTGATGACACTGGAGCAGCCCGAGGAGAACTCGCTCGTTCGAGAGGTCCGTGAGCTGAAAGCTCGTTTTTTGGCAGATAACCCGTGCGTCGAGGAGAGCGCTTTAGATCGCTTGTTGATCAACGTGCTCTCTGCGAGTAAACGCGGCGTGGCCACGCTGGAGGCCGCCAGCGACGAACGCAACTTCGACTTTACGTCGTCGCTGTTTTTCGTCGTTACCTTCCTCACGACCACAGGTGAGAAGCGGCCAGATGCTCAGAGCTGGCTGAAGGCATCACGGCCACAACTGCAGCTATTATTAGACACAAATATTGCACTAAAAATCGCTCTAGCTACTAACGTAACAGTTTTGGCAATAGCTAAAATGCGTATTTATCAACGTgatggacttttattttatgccaaaaaaaatattaggatattaagtaggATCATGTTCCATTTAgatgttttgaaatttaattaattaaaaataaataaaattattaaattaatttttgattatgGACTGAGGACTTCATTTAGACagctttaaatgtgaatttctcaattaattatttatttatttatttagtaccCTCAGATTACAGATTTCCAAATAGCCTAGTtgtatctctgccaaatattgtcctcgTCCTAACTTCGCTTTCTAGTGATCTTGAAGATCTTTATTAgatggttcaggtgtgtttgattaaggtcgcagctaaactctgcaggactaAATTGCCCATCCCTGTCCTATGCTATCCATTGAAATacgtatttattcagctttttgaTGCTGTTTAAATCTCAATTTGAGGGAAAAAAGAGCGTTACGACTGGTTTCATGGTCCGGGGTCAAATATCGTGACCCTAAAAGAGCCAAGAAGCAAAGGCCaagtttaatatatacatttgtataatataatgatgcattatacaaattaaatagttGTAAAAcggcatttttaaaagcatcactCTGATGTCTCTGAAAtagtatttagtattattttaacatttagacttaaaaaaacaacttctaatttaagtgaacttaaaaCAATCTTCACATAAACCCATTGTAATAAGTGTTACATTTACCTGTGCCCTAAGTCGAAGTTATCAGAcgcattctaaattaaatatagatgaATCCTTAAAGATAtcccctttttttctttgctctttgCACAGCAGCCTGTTATTATAGGTTATTTTGGCTGTTAGTTAAATCGGGCGTGTTAGATGAGTGGGACAGCGCTGGGCTGCTCCGTTTTATAACATATACCACATGCTCGCACAGCTTCAAGGCTGCTTTAATCGTCTTTTTGGTAGCTTCATGACTTAATTGACCGCGAAATTGCATGCACGCAGTTTATTTCGCGCTTTGAAATAGTACGGGCTACCTTTGTGCATGTATGCgactgaataaatgcacttcttGTCAAGAGAAATAGTGACGAGCAGCAGTTGCGAGTGGGGTGGCCGACCCTAGCCCCGCCCCTGCCTAAATATTAACGCGATCGTTTTGACACCACTAATTAACATCCCATAGCTCTTTTACTGCAGTAGCGTACAACCACGTGCAATTTAgatcaaaatgaatatattaaatgaatattagcATCTGCGCTCTCAAAGTTGCGCAAATTGATTTAGAGCTTATTTTTACAGTCAACAAACCAAACCAgtgtttagtttatatttaaaaatacttattttgtactttaatctcatgcacacacattttaaaaatttttgtcatttatttatttcattgcttgtttgttttttttacatttatttagtttaaatattaactagATAGTGACTAATAATTTTGATAGTTTATTGCACGATGACTGGtagtaatttgtaataaaactgtatttagaGCAGTtctattttagtattaattgtATACTGTTACAGTTGAGATGATGAGAAATGTCACTTCTGCAACTAGTTGAAATTAATAACTTTTGCATTTCAAGtagcatgctttttttaatgctgttagTTAACTGTAACCCTGCATCAGAGTCTGGTATCTCTGTTGTTTTCTGTATCTGCAGGTTATGGCACCACTGTGCCTCTTTCGGATGAAGGCCGTGTGTTCTGTGTCATATACTGTCTTTTGGGCATACCCCTGACCCTGCTGCTGCTGTCCAGCCTCACTCATGCCCTCCTGCCCTGGGTAACACACACCCCCATACACAACCTCCAAGTCTTCTGGGGTCTGTCTCGCAACAATGCTGCGTTGCTGCACTGCAGCGTTCTGGCCTTCTGCACAGCGACcttgttttttcttctgccTGCTGGTGCCCTCTGCCTGCTGGAGAGCGACTGGAATTACCTGGAGTcgctgtatttttgttttatctcaCTTAGCACCACAGGGCTCGTTGACTACCTGCCCGGCAGGACGCAAAGCCGGGCGGCACGTCAGTGGTTGGAGTTTGCAACCTCTTGTGAGTTATTTCAATATTGTATTGTTTGGGAGTAGATGTATCCGAGCCTTAAGGCCAAAGTGCACTTCGGCCGTCCGCGCACCGGCCGCGTTACGTCACTTCGGTCGCCAGCAGGGCTCGCGGACAGCCGCGCGCCCCGTCCGCGTGCAAGCAATTTTTATTAGACCCCGCGGACTTGTCGGCTTACAACGGCGCATGCGCGATAAGAACGCCAAAAGAGCGCGAGTCGAGCAGGCGGCACTGCGCATGTGTAGAAAGCGAAGTACACCCGGGCCTTTATTAAGCTTAGTAAAAAGTAATGGAGATTCTTAGAAAATCgtatttttttgaaaacgtCGAAGTTTTATTAAGAGAccgtatgtgaccctggaccacaaaattaGTCATAAGTGCCATGGGTGTATTTGTCTCGTTACGCAAAATACACTGCGTGGGTCAAAATgatggatttttgttttttatgccaGGATATTAAATGAAGATAATtttccatgaagacattttgtaaatttcgtATGTTAAAAACGTAATATTTGACtagtaaatatgcatttttttcaatatgtACATGCACACTCAGGTTCCAGATTCTTatatagttgtatctcagccaaatattggcCTCTCCTAACACACTGTACATCAGTGGAacgcttatttatttagctttcggATCATGTATAAATCTCATAATACCGGCTTTGTGGTCCAAAGTCACACATTGACTTAAATTGTCTTTACTGAGTCTTATAAATGGTCTTATAAAGTCTTACATTTGCAGAAACCCTGATTTAgtgtcctcttttttttttttaggttaccTGATGCTTGGACTGATTGTCCTGCTTGTGGTCATGGAAAGTTTGTGGGAACTGCAGCAGGTTCAAGCTGTTCTGCGTTTTTTCGCTGGACCGCGGCAGGGTGAGCTGAAGGGGGTGGGTTTGGATGAGCTTGTGCTCGGTGGAGACATGACAGGTGCAGAGGAGGAACCTCATTACACTCTCCCTATATCCACCATCTCCCCAGCTTTCACAGACTCACCTGCCACTCCAACAGTGGAGCTGCCACAAGTGTTTGGCCTGACACCCATAGCAGCCACCAAGGAAGATATTCCCCCATCACTAAGACCAGATCTAGCGTGTCAATCCACTTCCGCTTCATAACTGATACAATGGATCTggacattataaaaataaataatatacaagaATGAAGCTGGAAACCACTGGGTGGCGATATtggttctttttctttcatacaATCTTTGTAATGTACAGTCAAtgcaaaacttaatttatttaatctttcatttttttttttacttgttggTTTACagtactatatttatttattattttcaacttttttcttttaatatagtcgatttattaaatgtatatgttagTATTTACAATTTTTAGGTGTATTGCAATCCTAATATTTAAGtctacacatatatacaaatacaaatctttttctcttatttatttatttaatcattaatcagtcaattgcattaaatttatttttatattacattataaactaaatactaatactaattcAAACAATATTGTAGTAGTAAAGTAGTCAGTGTTTGGactcatatttaattatttttttatacagtaccAAATAAAAATTGGGGTTTGTAGGTTTTTTgcaaaaagtctcttatgctcagcaGGCCTGCACTTATTTTACcaaatatatagtatagtaatatataatatttcacccTAGCTTACAGCTCAACTAAATGCATGTGATACATCCCGGAAGTAAAATATTCTCATGTATCTTtggacttttctttttttgtttttatccaattcatttatttaaaaagaaaacacatacaTTACAGTTTATGTTTCGTAAGGAAATACAGCCATGATTTATCTTTAAAAGAATTTCatgattcaaaatatttttgacgATCAAGattttttgaatgcattcaaGTACGTCCAATATTTTTTGTAGTGTATAAAAAAACGACAATTAAttgtcacatttattttttcatatgcaGCCTATATTACAAAAGATATTCTAATTGAGATGCTCATGATTCACGTGTTGTTCTTCACAGTTGCAGCAGGGAgggagcaggtgtgtgtgtgtgtgtgtgtgtgtgtgtgtaggatgaCTCAGAATCTGTGCCCAGCGCTAATGGCTCTGCCAGTCTGACATAAACACACTTCACAGGCTCTGCCTCTTACTTTCATTTCAATGAGGTCATATTCTTCTATCATGGTCTTCAGTCTTTTACTGTCCAATTCTTCAGATGCCTAGCTGTGCTGAAGCAAAGGTGCATTTATgttctttcatgttttttgtgtgtatctGAAAGAATGTTTccctttcattaaaaatgcaaacaaagcacACTGTATTTATATGgatttgcatataaatacagaTATGGCAACTCTTTTCCATGGCTTTTTactgataatatttttatgttttctcgCATCGCTTCAGAATCtgattatatttgtatgtatgttgtgtgtgtgtgtgtgtgtgtgtgtgtgttgaaatgGCTGCTTCTGCGATCAGTTTGTGTGTTGTATGTAGGTCAGGACGGAAGTAAAGTTAGACCCCAAAAGCTGGTGCAGCGCTGGGTAACAAAAACTCAACCCATTTTTAGTCACTTGAATTCAACAGTAGTCTAATAAGCTAACAGTAGTCTAATTAGTAGTCtaataaccatttaaaaaacgggattaaaaatagcaaagcaAAGGATAAAAATAGGAAATAAGTCAGATTGTTTCCCTTCGAATTATCCTAATGCCAGAACTGCTGACATCTGTTAACAAACACAGGACACGAGTCCTTGACCGAAAGAAAAAGACGCTTCCCAGGGGAGCTGAACAAATAGGGGCTTCCCCGTTCGTTTACTGCGAGGACCACGACgcataaacaacatttttccaAAACCTGCTGCCcttaaactttttaaatcctCAGCAGGTCGGATAAATCAgacatttaacatttctttagCTTTAAcgcattaaataacattttaaatatattaaaggcATTTCCGAGAGAGATGCATGTGGTATGTTCATATGACCTTGTTACCATAGCGCCTAATGCTTTCACACAGTCAACTCCTCTTTGATTCAGATTGACAGTT is drawn from Puntigrus tetrazona isolate hp1 chromosome 7, ASM1883169v1, whole genome shotgun sequence and contains these coding sequences:
- the kcnk7 gene encoding potassium channel, subfamily K, member 7; this encodes MVLNSPCQSPGLVTHEATLKQHTNRTSFTMAIFADKALSFLRVHAFAFMVMSYGLFIVVGAVVLMTLEQPEENSLVREVRELKARFLADNPCVEESALDRLLINVLSASKRGVATLEAASDERNFDFTSSLFFVVTFLTTTGYGTTVPLSDEGRVFCVIYCLLGIPLTLLLLSSLTHALLPWVTHTPIHNLQVFWGLSRNNAALLHCSVLAFCTATLFFLLPAGALCLLESDWNYLESLYFCFISLSTTGLVDYLPGRTQSRAARQWLEFATSCYLMLGLIVLLVVMESLWELQQVQAVLRFFAGPRQGELKGVGLDELVLGGDMTGAEEEPHYTLPISTISPAFTDSPATPTVELPQVFGLTPIAATKEDIPPSLRPDLACQSTSAS